A genomic stretch from Caulobacter sp. FWC2 includes:
- a CDS encoding protein-L-isoaspartate O-methyltransferase produces MSTDFAAARLNMVESQIRTADVTDLPLQDALRVVARESFVPASKGYLAYADADIEYAPGRWLLRPREVGKLLQTLKPRGGEKALAIAAPYAATVLETMGLAVTRLEGDDLTAVPADSYDVIICEGAVAAAPKAWRDALAIGGRLGVVERTGPVGRAAIYLRAEDGVGRRQAFDASPPMLAGFEVETGFSF; encoded by the coding sequence ATGAGCACCGACTTCGCCGCCGCGCGGCTGAACATGGTCGAGAGCCAAATTCGCACCGCCGACGTCACCGACCTGCCGCTGCAGGACGCCCTGCGGGTGGTGGCGCGCGAAAGCTTCGTGCCGGCTTCGAAGGGCTATCTGGCCTATGCCGACGCCGACATCGAGTACGCGCCCGGCCGGTGGCTGCTGCGCCCGCGTGAAGTGGGCAAGCTGCTGCAGACGCTCAAGCCCCGCGGAGGCGAAAAGGCCCTGGCCATCGCCGCGCCCTATGCCGCGACCGTGCTCGAGACCATGGGCCTGGCCGTCACCCGCCTTGAAGGCGACGACCTGACGGCGGTGCCGGCCGATTCCTACGACGTGATCATCTGCGAAGGCGCGGTCGCTGCGGCCCCCAAGGCCTGGCGGGACGCCCTGGCCATCGGCGGCCGTCTGGGCGTCGTCGAGCGCACCGGCCCGGTCGGCCGCGCGGCCATTTACCTGCGGGCCGAGGACGGCGTGGGCCGTCGCCAGGCCTTCGACGCCTCGCCGCCGATGCTGGCCGGTTTCGAGGTCGAGACCGGGTTCAGCTTCTAA
- a CDS encoding glycosyltransferase family 4 protein, translating into MKIAQVTPLYEAVPPRLYGGTERVVAHLTDALVDLGHEVTLFASAEAQTKARLIAVRDQAIRLDPAPLKSDLASHLTQLAEVRALADQFDIIHFHTDMVQFPFFADRAKNTLTTLHGRLDLKDLPAVYKRWPQFPLVSISDDQRRPLPFANWAGTVHHGMNADIYAFSAKSEGYLAFLGRISPEKRPDRAINLAKRLGKRLKIAAKVDPADRAYYDEVIAPMIKDEPLIEFVGEIGDGDKSAFLGGADALLFPIDWPEPFGLVMIEAMACGTPVVAYACGSVPEVIEDGLTGFMVNNDDEAADAILRAEKLDRKRVRARFEERFSSEAMARRYVALYERLCGGAAVYPSLVDMAASA; encoded by the coding sequence ATGAAGATCGCCCAAGTCACCCCCCTGTACGAGGCTGTTCCGCCGCGCCTTTACGGCGGCACCGAGAGGGTCGTCGCCCACCTGACCGACGCCCTGGTCGATCTCGGCCACGAGGTCACGCTGTTCGCCAGCGCCGAGGCCCAGACCAAGGCGCGCCTGATCGCCGTCCGCGATCAGGCCATTCGGCTCGACCCCGCGCCCCTCAAGTCCGATCTCGCCTCCCACCTGACCCAGCTGGCCGAGGTGCGGGCCCTGGCCGATCAGTTCGACATCATCCACTTCCACACCGACATGGTGCAGTTCCCGTTCTTTGCCGACCGCGCCAAGAACACCCTCACCACCCTGCACGGCCGGCTGGACCTCAAGGACCTGCCCGCCGTCTACAAGCGCTGGCCGCAGTTCCCGCTGGTCTCCATCAGCGACGACCAACGCCGCCCCCTGCCCTTCGCGAACTGGGCCGGCACCGTCCACCACGGCATGAACGCCGACATCTACGCCTTCTCGGCCAAGAGCGAGGGTTACCTGGCCTTCCTGGGTCGTATCTCCCCGGAAAAGCGTCCCGACCGCGCCATCAACCTGGCCAAGCGCTTGGGCAAGCGCCTGAAGATCGCCGCCAAGGTCGATCCCGCCGACCGCGCCTACTACGACGAGGTCATCGCGCCGATGATCAAGGACGAGCCGCTGATCGAGTTCGTCGGGGAGATTGGCGACGGCGACAAGTCGGCCTTCCTGGGCGGTGCGGACGCTCTGCTCTTCCCGATCGACTGGCCCGAGCCCTTTGGTCTGGTGATGATCGAGGCCATGGCCTGCGGTACGCCCGTGGTGGCCTATGCCTGCGGCTCGGTGCCCGAGGTCATCGAAGACGGCCTGACCGGCTTCATGGTCAACAATGACGACGAGGCCGCCGACGCCATTCTTCGCGCCGAAAAGCTGGATCGAAAGCGTGTCCGTGCGCGTTTCGAAGAACGGTTTTCGTCCGAGGCGATGGCCCGCCGTTACGTCGCCCTCTACGAGCGGCTGTGCGGCGGCGCGGCTGTCTATCCGTCCTTGGTCGATATGGCGGCTAGCGCATGA
- a CDS encoding amylo-alpha-1,6-glucosidase, which translates to MESLAPAMEAPVDYGVTAEVRAPQNLYALKDKDTFIVADEFGDIAGQGDGLFHNDTRILSLYRLTLGGRMPSLLSAAVAHDNVFFTCNSTNQALPYPGERMGPPGVLHIERKRFLWGERLFERIRCVNYSRDTVLLPMTIEFDADFRDMFEVRGSHRAKRGTKRPPLVDGRRVAFSYLGLDDVERTSFIAFSDAPFRLSARKAEFMFSLHAEGQTELYIEIGVVDGHIPSRERFRDAAAHARWDMRARRRHGARLNSSGRLFNEWLGKSRADLALLTTRMETGPYPYAGIPWFSTAFGRDAIITAWQILWFEPSLAKGVLRYLAAHQAQERSTFRDSAPGKIMHETRKGEMPALGEVPFGRYYGGVDTTPLFVALAGAYQERTGDDALIDELWPALEKAMHWIENDGDSDGDGLIDYARGQDSGLSNQGWKDSEDSVFHTDGRYPTGPIALVEVQGYAFAAYRGMARLAERRNEIGQAAIWNQKADSLREKVEKLFWMDERGFYGIAVDGQGQLCRTLSSNPGHLLFCGLPSPERARKVTDQLLSSSFNSGWGVRTLATGEARFNPISYHNGSVWPHDTALCVMGLSRYGERDGVVNLTADLFETASRMGMRLPELFCGFPRSPGEPPVAYPVACLPQAWAAGSVFMMLQACLGITIDANRGEIVLVDPRLPIGIDRLAVERLRVGALTVDLIFERQGERVAVRTEGDVPLIIRSKPSWD; encoded by the coding sequence ATGGAGAGTCTTGCACCGGCCATGGAGGCGCCGGTCGACTACGGCGTGACGGCGGAGGTCCGCGCGCCGCAGAATCTCTATGCGCTCAAGGACAAGGACACCTTCATCGTCGCCGACGAGTTCGGCGACATCGCCGGCCAGGGCGATGGGCTGTTCCACAACGACACCCGTATCCTGTCGCTCTACCGGCTGACCCTGGGCGGCCGCATGCCGTCGCTGCTGTCGGCCGCGGTCGCGCACGACAACGTCTTCTTCACCTGCAACAGCACCAACCAGGCCCTGCCCTATCCCGGCGAACGGATGGGGCCGCCGGGCGTGCTGCACATCGAGCGCAAGCGCTTCCTGTGGGGCGAGCGCCTGTTCGAGCGCATTCGCTGCGTCAACTACAGCCGCGACACCGTGCTGCTGCCGATGACCATCGAGTTCGACGCCGACTTCCGCGACATGTTCGAGGTGCGCGGCAGCCATCGCGCCAAGCGGGGGACCAAGCGACCGCCGCTTGTCGACGGACGCAGGGTCGCCTTCAGCTATCTCGGCCTCGACGATGTCGAACGAACTTCGTTCATCGCGTTCTCGGACGCGCCGTTCCGCCTCTCGGCCCGCAAGGCCGAGTTCATGTTCTCGCTGCACGCCGAGGGCCAGACCGAGCTCTATATCGAGATCGGCGTGGTCGACGGCCATATTCCCAGCCGCGAGCGATTCCGCGACGCCGCCGCCCACGCCCGCTGGGACATGCGCGCCCGTCGCCGCCATGGCGCGCGGCTGAACAGCTCCGGTCGCCTGTTCAACGAGTGGCTGGGGAAGTCGCGAGCGGATCTGGCCCTGCTGACCACCCGGATGGAGACCGGCCCCTACCCCTATGCCGGCATCCCGTGGTTCTCGACCGCCTTCGGGCGCGACGCGATCATCACCGCCTGGCAGATCCTGTGGTTCGAGCCGTCCCTGGCCAAGGGCGTGCTGCGCTATCTGGCCGCCCACCAGGCGCAGGAGCGCTCGACCTTCCGTGACAGCGCCCCCGGCAAGATCATGCACGAGACCCGCAAGGGCGAGATGCCTGCGTTGGGCGAGGTGCCGTTCGGCCGATACTACGGCGGGGTCGACACCACCCCGCTGTTCGTGGCCCTTGCCGGCGCCTACCAGGAGCGGACCGGCGACGACGCCCTGATCGACGAATTGTGGCCCGCGCTCGAAAAGGCCATGCACTGGATCGAGAACGACGGCGACAGCGACGGAGACGGCCTGATCGACTACGCCCGCGGCCAGGACAGCGGCCTCTCCAACCAGGGCTGGAAGGACAGCGAGGATTCCGTCTTCCACACCGACGGTCGCTACCCCACCGGCCCGATCGCTCTGGTCGAGGTTCAGGGCTACGCCTTCGCCGCCTATCGCGGCATGGCCCGCCTGGCCGAACGCCGCAATGAAATCGGCCAGGCCGCGATCTGGAACCAGAAGGCCGACTCTCTCCGCGAGAAAGTCGAAAAGCTCTTCTGGATGGACGAGCGCGGCTTCTACGGCATCGCCGTCGACGGCCAGGGCCAGCTGTGCCGGACGCTGTCGTCCAATCCGGGCCATCTGCTGTTCTGCGGCCTGCCTTCGCCCGAGCGGGCCCGCAAGGTCACCGATCAACTGCTGTCGTCCAGCTTCAACTCCGGTTGGGGCGTGCGGACCCTGGCCACCGGCGAGGCCCGGTTCAATCCGATCAGCTACCATAACGGCTCGGTCTGGCCGCACGACACGGCCCTGTGCGTCATGGGCCTGTCCCGCTACGGCGAACGCGACGGCGTGGTGAACCTGACGGCGGACCTCTTCGAGACCGCCAGCCGCATGGGCATGCGCCTGCCTGAACTCTTCTGCGGCTTCCCGCGCTCGCCCGGGGAGCCGCCGGTGGCCTATCCGGTCGCCTGCCTGCCCCAGGCCTGGGCGGCGGGGTCGGTGTTCATGATGCTGCAGGCGTGCCTCGGGATCACCATCGACGCCAATCGCGGCGAGATCGTCCTGGTGGACCCGCGCCTGCCGATCGGCATCGACCGCCTGGCCGTCGAGCGCCTGCGCGTGGGCGCCCTGACCGTCGACCTGATCTTCGAGCGCCAGGGCGAACGCGTCGCCGTGCGCACGGAAGGTGACGTGCCGTTGATCATTCGATCCAAGCCGTCTTGGGACTAA